A window from Polyangiaceae bacterium encodes these proteins:
- a CDS encoding response regulator, with protein sequence MNVPRRRILFVDDSETCREAVKQMLQSRGYDVTTLDSPFGFGAAVARTSPDLILVDVYMPALDGGKLVEVAMQKGICSCPIVFLSERPVRELQSLVLSTKATGFIVKTSDGDDLAKQVAEYLDGTWQKRERAPESLRPPSPSGAGQGRMSPFPRPSLRPSDVPPPTRRGSDLPPLTQRAPSLDRSLLDSPPPPSQRNGWTRK encoded by the coding sequence ATGAACGTTCCGCGGCGCCGCATCCTCTTCGTGGACGATAGCGAGACGTGTCGCGAAGCGGTCAAGCAGATGCTGCAATCGCGCGGCTACGACGTCACCACGCTCGATTCACCTTTTGGATTTGGAGCAGCCGTCGCGCGCACTTCGCCCGATCTGATTCTCGTCGACGTCTACATGCCTGCTCTCGACGGGGGCAAACTCGTCGAAGTTGCCATGCAGAAAGGCATTTGTTCCTGCCCCATCGTTTTTCTCTCCGAACGACCCGTCCGTGAGCTTCAAAGTCTCGTGCTTTCGACGAAGGCCACGGGGTTCATCGTGAAGACTTCGGACGGTGACGACCTTGCGAAGCAAGTGGCCGAGTACCTCGATGGCACATGGCAAAAGCGCGAGCGCGCTCCGGAAAGCCTGCGCCCACCATCACCATCCGGCGCGGGGCAAGGGCGCATGAGCCCATTTCCGCGCCCGAGCCTGCGCCCTTCGGACGTGCCTCCGCCAACGCGGCGTGGCTCTGATCTTCCTCCGCTCACGCAGCGCGCACCGAGCCTCGACCGCTCGCTTCTGGATTCGCCCCCGCCACCATCGCAACGAAATGGTTGGACCCGCAAGTAA
- a CDS encoding ABC transporter permease → MSHATITVRRFLRDRRATVGAVVLGMLALVGIFAELLAAPAPLLVLGPGHVDVAPAIKRPYASSEDPDKPYADAFVVWPIVRASPTAPTSAGPFAPSSAAHPLGTDEKGRDIFARVVYGARNALGLSVAAIFLSTVFGVFLGGLSGIRGGVSRTVLVRLVETVDSFPAIIVVALVWAIERQPSSLSLILAIAFVRWAEVARLVHAESMRATTEDYALAARALGASRTRIFLQHVLPNALGPVTVSSVFGVASVVLLDASLAFLEMGTPSDSASWGELLAQGARHPEALRLLILPGALLLATVGASYLLAEALREAMDPRAARASLR, encoded by the coding sequence ATGAGTCACGCGACCATCACGGTGCGTCGATTCTTGCGCGATCGCCGTGCAACCGTGGGCGCGGTCGTCTTGGGCATGCTCGCGCTCGTCGGCATTTTTGCCGAGCTGCTTGCGGCCCCCGCACCGCTGCTCGTGCTCGGACCAGGTCACGTCGACGTCGCACCTGCCATCAAGCGACCGTACGCGTCGAGTGAAGACCCGGACAAACCCTACGCGGATGCGTTCGTCGTTTGGCCCATCGTGCGAGCGAGCCCAACAGCGCCGACTTCAGCGGGCCCCTTTGCACCTTCGTCGGCGGCACATCCACTCGGCACGGACGAGAAGGGCCGCGACATCTTCGCGCGAGTCGTTTACGGCGCGAGAAATGCGCTGGGTTTGTCCGTTGCCGCCATTTTTCTCAGCACTGTTTTTGGTGTTTTTCTCGGTGGACTGTCGGGCATTCGAGGCGGCGTGTCGCGCACGGTTCTCGTGCGTCTCGTGGAAACGGTCGATAGCTTTCCGGCCATCATCGTCGTCGCGCTCGTGTGGGCGATCGAGCGCCAACCATCGTCCCTGTCACTCATTCTTGCGATCGCATTCGTTCGTTGGGCCGAAGTCGCGCGTCTCGTTCATGCCGAATCGATGCGTGCGACAACCGAAGACTACGCCCTTGCCGCGCGCGCTCTCGGTGCGTCGCGAACGCGCATTTTCTTGCAGCACGTTTTGCCCAACGCGCTTGGGCCCGTCACCGTCAGCTCCGTCTTTGGCGTCGCATCGGTCGTATTGCTCGATGCCTCTCTTGCGTTTCTCGAAATGGGAACGCCGTCCGACAGCGCATCATGGGGCGAGCTGCTCGCGCAGGGAGCTCGTCACCCAGAGGCGCTGCGATTGCTCATCCTGCCGGGGGCGCTTCTGCTCGCGACCGTGGGCGCTTCGTACCTTTTGGCCGAAGCTTTACGCGAAGCGATGGACCCACGCGCCGCGCGCGCGTCATTGCGCTGA
- a CDS encoding FHA domain-containing protein → MNIRIVHTYGHRAGAERIFTSNVVRIGRAPDNDIALDAHHDREASGYHAELRREGNAWIVVDLGSRNGTFVSGTRIDRRVLQSGDEVALGAKGPRIRIDFVPIAAPAASPVQPAVPARPPMAPAAGARVGQRTLAMMISSAVNAAAARVRPGRTIEINAMVEAKVSEATASQRRTAYLLGAVLIVALGALGGLIYWSTRSQDEIQRLREDLAQMPPEDPRRKEIETRLGTLHPPNASFGRNLYDRSRKGIFMLATGSEGFCTAFAVRPSILATNARCIHEARKRSGTPQAIENEGRGEVRFDVIDMRPHPSYRQGDPNSITPDVGVVTIRGRSAMVLEIATQNELSAIGAGDDVYVIGFPDRLMDVKNPAATFLAAHVGRVTGAAGKPMPYKDNWLVQHDASSTRGTTGSPIFNGQGKVIAINAGEYLEEGEQKIAGRNIEVVKASPYKFGMRIDLIEALLR, encoded by the coding sequence ATGAACATTCGGATCGTCCACACCTACGGCCATCGCGCAGGTGCCGAACGCATCTTCACGAGCAACGTCGTGCGTATCGGACGAGCACCGGACAACGACATCGCGCTCGACGCGCACCATGATCGCGAAGCGAGCGGCTATCACGCCGAGCTGCGGCGCGAAGGCAACGCGTGGATCGTCGTCGACCTCGGCAGCCGCAATGGAACGTTCGTGAGCGGCACGCGCATCGACCGTCGCGTGCTTCAATCAGGTGACGAAGTTGCACTCGGGGCCAAGGGACCTCGAATCCGTATCGATTTCGTGCCTATTGCAGCCCCCGCCGCATCACCCGTGCAACCTGCCGTGCCAGCGCGTCCACCGATGGCACCTGCTGCTGGAGCGCGTGTCGGGCAACGAACGCTCGCGATGATGATTTCATCTGCCGTCAACGCGGCTGCAGCTCGTGTGCGGCCCGGACGAACCATCGAGATCAACGCGATGGTCGAGGCCAAGGTCAGTGAAGCGACAGCTTCGCAACGTCGCACCGCGTACTTGCTCGGTGCAGTTCTCATCGTCGCGCTCGGAGCGCTGGGTGGACTCATCTACTGGAGCACGCGATCGCAAGACGAGATTCAGCGCTTGCGCGAAGACCTCGCGCAGATGCCGCCCGAAGATCCCAGGCGAAAGGAAATCGAGACGCGGCTCGGCACGCTTCATCCTCCGAACGCGAGTTTTGGTCGCAACTTGTACGACCGTTCGCGCAAAGGCATCTTCATGCTTGCTACGGGCTCGGAAGGTTTCTGCACGGCATTTGCCGTGAGGCCGTCGATCCTGGCGACGAACGCGCGGTGCATACACGAAGCGCGCAAGCGAAGCGGAACGCCTCAGGCGATCGAGAACGAGGGACGAGGTGAAGTGCGATTCGACGTGATCGACATGCGCCCGCACCCGAGTTATCGGCAAGGGGATCCCAACAGCATCACTCCGGACGTCGGAGTCGTGACCATTCGGGGGCGGTCGGCCATGGTGCTGGAAATCGCGACGCAGAATGAACTGTCTGCAATTGGTGCAGGTGACGATGTCTACGTCATCGGATTCCCTGATCGATTGATGGATGTCAAAAACCCTGCAGCCACGTTTCTCGCAGCGCACGTCGGTCGTGTCACGGGTGCTGCCGGAAAACCCATGCCCTACAAGGACAACTGGCTCGTGCAGCACGACGCCTCTTCGACACGTGGAACGACAGGCAGTCCGATCTTCAACGGTCAGGGCAAAGTGATTGCGATCAACGCCGGGGAATACTTGGAAGAAGGCGAGCAAAAGATTGCCGGACGGAACATCGAAGTCGTCAAAGCTTCACCCTACAAGTTCGGCATGCGCATCGACCTCATCGAAGCTTTGCTTCGATAA
- a CDS encoding glycerophosphodiester phosphodiesterase gives MAIRFIDGPRPRLFGHRGASGTMPENTLPSFSEALAAGADRLELDVHLTADEEVIVLHDPDLDRTTDGKGPASRLRLSEIRELDAGYQFATSEGIWPFRGRRIRVPTFAEVLTHFPNVPLNIELKLDEPALVSAMKWLLERYDAMPRVLLAAESQSLMDRIRTAMPRVLTGMCSAEVLEFWGNGGNQGYRPPGFALQIPVEYAGIPVITPRFVEVAHAVNLEVHAWVINDEPEMRNLVDMGVDGIMTDFPRRAAMVLGRGRR, from the coding sequence ATGGCAATTCGTTTCATCGATGGTCCTCGCCCGCGGCTTTTCGGGCATCGTGGTGCATCCGGCACGATGCCCGAAAATACGCTGCCGTCCTTTTCCGAAGCACTCGCGGCCGGCGCCGATCGCCTGGAGCTCGACGTGCACTTGACCGCGGACGAAGAGGTCATCGTGCTGCACGATCCGGACCTCGACCGAACGACCGACGGCAAAGGCCCGGCGAGCCGATTGCGTTTGTCGGAAATCCGCGAGCTCGATGCTGGATACCAATTCGCAACATCCGAGGGCATTTGGCCTTTTCGTGGGCGACGGATTCGCGTTCCGACGTTCGCCGAAGTGCTGACGCATTTTCCGAACGTACCGCTCAACATCGAGCTGAAATTGGACGAGCCAGCCTTGGTATCGGCCATGAAGTGGCTGCTCGAACGTTACGATGCAATGCCGCGGGTGCTTCTCGCCGCCGAGTCGCAATCACTCATGGACCGAATTCGCACAGCAATGCCGCGGGTCTTGACGGGAATGTGCTCGGCGGAGGTGCTCGAGTTTTGGGGGAATGGTGGAAACCAGGGCTACCGGCCGCCTGGCTTTGCTCTGCAGATTCCAGTCGAATACGCCGGCATTCCGGTCATTACGCCACGATTCGTGGAAGTGGCGCACGCGGTGAATCTTGAAGTGCACGCATGGGTCATCAATGACGAACCGGAAATGCGAAACCTCGTGGACATGGGCGTCGACGGAATCATGACGGATTTTCCGCGTCGCGCCGCAATGGTGCTCGGACGTGGAAGACGCTAG
- a CDS encoding ABC transporter permease, whose amino-acid sequence MLRHALRWLLWIIPTLIGVSFAAFLFLSYVPDPTDDPKAPLEPAQREQLRREKFLDLPRFFNLAPQDVRTRTKDALRAIVEGDSDESARGRDELVRLGGAALPHVLPTLDALSPEPRAKVTVALAPIGERMGFTSERLDDPERAVAFWTRFWNDRDIEFRRAAARSAVRRLSRYGSGSRAAEMREFDTFVLEDIMAALEHPHDAASFERTRALIDIAAHVTGRDDRIAPGDDYPTAILCVERWRLFWLVYENDFVTVDGLSRFAAVVLDTRYGKWAVSAFTRRFGPGPDGAPVLDGVLRRAPVTFTLVFGAIGLAYGVAFVLGFAGISTRSRRREAALAFVLLLLYAIPTAVFAILASRLELQTGLILPTVVLALGLLASPTRQVRAALASAFAQEHVRAAMARGASPSRAIFVHALPTALLPFVTLATLEAPMALGGAFVVERVFGLDGLGEATIAAVRTRDTSWLMAVSILTAATAAFGVIFTDLSYIVLDRRLVAAVLQQKRRNG is encoded by the coding sequence ATGCTGCGGCACGCGCTTCGCTGGCTCCTGTGGATCATTCCGACGCTGATCGGCGTTTCCTTCGCCGCGTTCTTGTTCCTCTCGTACGTCCCCGATCCCACCGACGATCCAAAAGCGCCGCTCGAGCCTGCGCAGCGCGAGCAGTTGCGTCGCGAAAAATTTCTCGACCTGCCCCGCTTCTTCAACCTCGCGCCACAAGATGTTCGAACACGTACGAAAGACGCGCTTCGCGCGATCGTCGAAGGTGATTCCGATGAAAGTGCGCGCGGCCGAGACGAGCTCGTACGGTTGGGCGGCGCGGCGTTGCCTCATGTGTTGCCGACACTCGATGCTCTTTCGCCAGAACCCCGTGCGAAGGTCACCGTGGCGCTCGCGCCCATCGGCGAACGCATGGGGTTCACGAGCGAACGACTCGACGATCCCGAGCGTGCCGTTGCGTTTTGGACGAGGTTTTGGAACGACCGTGACATCGAATTTCGGCGCGCTGCGGCGCGCAGTGCCGTACGCCGCTTGTCGCGATACGGAAGCGGATCACGTGCTGCAGAGATGCGCGAGTTCGACACCTTCGTGCTCGAAGACATCATGGCGGCGCTCGAGCATCCTCACGACGCGGCATCGTTCGAACGAACGCGGGCGCTGATTGACATCGCGGCACACGTCACGGGGCGCGACGATCGCATCGCTCCCGGCGACGACTACCCCACAGCGATTCTTTGCGTCGAGCGATGGCGATTGTTTTGGCTCGTGTACGAGAACGACTTCGTCACCGTCGATGGTCTTTCACGCTTCGCCGCCGTCGTCCTCGACACGCGTTATGGCAAGTGGGCGGTCTCTGCTTTTACGCGGCGGTTCGGCCCCGGACCGGATGGTGCACCCGTACTCGACGGCGTGCTTCGTCGCGCTCCCGTCACCTTCACGCTCGTGTTCGGCGCCATCGGCCTGGCCTATGGCGTGGCCTTCGTCCTGGGCTTTGCTGGCATTTCAACACGAAGCAGGCGTCGCGAAGCCGCGCTCGCCTTCGTGCTGCTGCTGCTCTACGCGATTCCAACCGCTGTGTTTGCGATTCTCGCCTCGCGTTTGGAATTGCAAACCGGGCTCATCCTTCCCACGGTCGTCCTCGCGCTCGGATTGCTTGCGTCGCCGACGCGCCAAGTTCGAGCGGCGCTTGCATCCGCGTTTGCCCAGGAACACGTGCGCGCCGCGATGGCGCGTGGAGCTAGCCCCTCACGCGCCATCTTCGTGCATGCCTTGCCAACCGCGCTGCTTCCATTCGTCACACTCGCGACACTCGAAGCGCCGATGGCCCTGGGTGGTGCGTTCGTCGTCGAGCGAGTCTTCGGTCTCGATGGGCTTGGTGAAGCGACGATTGCGGCCGTGCGTACGCGCGACACGAGCTGGCTCATGGCGGTGTCGATCCTGACGGCAGCGACGGCAGCGTTCGGCGTCATCTTCACGGACCTTTCGTACATCGTGCTCGACCGGCGACTCGTCGCAGCCGTCTTGCAGCAAAAGAGGCGCAACGGATGA